GAAGTAAAACTTTGGAGTTATGAAACAGAAGGATTCGCTAAAACGGGACTTCAGTTTTGTGGTTTAATGATGGGCGATCATAGTAAGTGCGGAATCAATACTATGTTTAATACAGGTACAGTAATTGGGGTTAGTGCAAATATTTTTGGAACAGGATTTCCTCGCAACTTTGTACCAAGTTTTTCTTGGGGTGGCGCTGCAGGTTTTACGACCTATGTTACTAAAAAAGCTTTTGAGACTGCTCGATTGGTTATGGGACGTAGAAATATTGATTTTGATGAAAAAGAAGCTGCAATTTTAGAGCACATTTTCGAAGAAACGAAAAAATGGCGTAAAGATTAAAAAAACAAAAAACCTCGATTTCTAGAAATCGAGGTTTTTTGTATAATTTTACTTGTCTATCTTGGTAAATTCTCCTTTTGAATTAAACTTTAGTTCTAGACCATTGTTTAGTTTTGCTTCGTAACCACCTAAAGTTTCTTTTTCTATTTTTGTTACTTTAGTTTTAGGGAAGTTTGCTTTGATATAAGCATTGATTTTAACTGGTATTACGGTTGTTGGAATTGCAGTGCTTTTTCCGTCTATTTCTTTCCAGTTCCCTTTTTTGTCAAATTCTATTTCAGTATTATTTGCGTATTGAACTTTGTACTCCTTAGAAATGATTTCCTTGTCTTCAAGAATGTACGTAGGTTCTTGTCCTGCGAAGTGTTTTTTCAAAAACGTCTGTGCATTTACAGGTAATTGAGATTTTTTAATAACAGTTTTTTGTGCATTTGCAGAAAGTCCAAATATTAGTCCTGCAATAAGGCAAGCTACCAAGTTTAATTTCGTTCTCATGTCTTTATAATTTATAAATTATTATACAAGGTAAGACAAAAAAATAAATTATGTAAGAAAAATGAAGAAAAAGAAAAATAGAAGGAGTCGGGAGTTTAATTGTATTGTTGAATACTCTAATTAATATATCTTTGCACCACGAAAAAAAAGGTTATTAGCTAAGCGATTGACCGATTAAATAAATTCACACGAAGTAATGATTACAGTTAACGATATTTCAGTTCAATTTGGTGGAACTACATTATTTAGCGATGTTTCTTTTGCTATAAATGAAAATGATAAAATTGCCCTTATGGGTAAAAATGGTGCGGGAAAATCGACACTTTTAAAAATTATAGCAGGACAAAGTAAGCCTTCTACAGGAAGTATTTCGGCTCCGAAAGAAGCTGTTATAGCTTATTTGCCTCAGCATTTATTGACTAAAGATGGTTCGACTGTAATGGAAGAAGCATCGAAAGCTTTTGGTGAAATTTTTAAAATGAAAGCTGAGATTGATGAAATCAATGAGCAATTAACTGTTCGTACTGATTATGAAAGTGATGCTTATATGAAGTTAATCGAAAGAGTTTCGGATTTAAGCGAGAAATATTATGCAATAGAAGAGGTTAATTATGAGTCGGAAGTTGAGAAAATCTTAGTTGGTTTAGGTTTTGATCGGGAAGATTTTGGACGTCAAACATCTGAATTCTCAGGAGGATGGAGAATGCGAATTGAATTGGCTAAAATCCTTTTACAAAAACCAGATTTAATTTTACTAGATGAGCCAACCAACCATATGGATATCGAAAGTATTCAGTGGTTAGAAGACTTTTTAATAAATGCAGCAAAAGCAGTTGTTGTAATTTCGCACGATAGAGCGTTTGTAGATAATATTACCAATCGTACAATTGAAGTTACAATGGGAAGAATCTACGATTACAAAGCGAAGTATTCTCATTATTTAGAGCTGAGAAAAGACCGTCGTATTCACCAACAAAAAGCATACGATGAGCAACAAAAAATGATTGCTGATAATAGAACTTTTATTGATCGTTTTAAAGGAACTTTTTCAAAAACAGATGCAGTTCAGTCTCGTGTTAAAATGCTTGAGAAATTAGTTATCGTACAAGTTGATGAAGTTGATAATTCGGCATTGAAATTAAAATTTCCACCAGCAGCTCGTTCAGGACAATATCCAGTGGTGGTTAAGGAATTGTCTAAATCATATGGAGAGCATGTTGTTTTTAAAGATGCTAACATAGTTATTGAAAGAGGAGAGAAAGTTGCTTTCGTAGGTAAAAATGGAGAGGGTAAATCTACAATGATTAAAGCAATCATGAAAGAGATTGGTATCGATGAAGGAAGTGTAGAAATTGGTCATAATTCTCAAATTGGATATTTTGCTCAAAATCAGGCTTCTTTATTAGATGAAAATGCTACCATTTTTGAAACTATCGATGCTATTGCTGTAGGAGATGTTAGAACTCAAATTAAGAACATTCTTGGTGCTTTTATGTTTCAAGGTGATGATATTACAAAGAAAGTAAAAGTCCTTTCAGGAGGAGAGAAAACACGTTTGGCAATGATAAAATTATTGCTAGAGCCTGTTAACTTATTGATTCTTGATGAGCCTTCAAATCACTTGGATATGAAAACCAAAGATATTATTAAAGATGCTTTGCGTGATTTTGATGGTACTTTAATCTTAGTTTCTCACGATCGTGATTTCTTAGACGGATTAGCGACTAAGGTTTTTGAATTTGGTAATAAACGTGTTAAAGAGCATTTTGAAGATGTTGCTGGTTTCTTGGCGCATAAAAAAATGGATTCAATGCGAGAAATAGAAAAATAGTTTTTTCGATATATTGAAAAACGGCATAAGTTTAGTTCTTATGCCGTTTTTTTATGTCTGATAATTAAAGCGTTTATGCTTCTTTTAAAGCGCTTTTTTTCTTGTAATACAAAGCAATGTAAGCTGCAATTGAACAAACTAATCCAATAATAACCATATTCCAAATTGGTTTTGTTGTCTGTGAAAAAGTTCCATTTTCGATAATTAATATTCTGAAAGCTTTTAAGAAATGCGTTAATGGAATCACATTCGCGATTGCTTGAACCGCCTGAGGCATTTGACTTAAAGGCCATGTGAATCCGCTTAGGATAAAACTTGGAGTTGCAATTACCATTAAAACTTCTGTAGCTTTTAATTGATTAGGAATTAAAATGCTTACTAGGATACCAATAAAAGAAACCGATAATACAAATATTCCGGCTATGAATGTGAGCGGGAGGAGGTTTTCGTAAAATGGAAGTCTAAACCATAAAGTAAATAGCCAGTATATAAGCCAGATACCAAAACTCATTAGCATGTAAGGAATAATTTTTACAGCCAGTAAATTTAAAATGGATGGACATTTTTTTACTAAGTCTTTAAAAGTGCCATTTTCAAATTCAGAGGCAAAAGAAAGTGCTAAGCCTAATAAAAGAACTTGTTGCAAAACAGTTGCTAAAACACCAGGCCAAAGAAAATACATATAGTTGGTGCTGCGGTTATATTTCTTTATAAAAGTTGTTTTAAAAGGCTCGTACTGTGTCATAAGTAAGTTTTCGGGA
The nucleotide sequence above comes from Flavobacterium branchiarum. Encoded proteins:
- a CDS encoding PepSY-like domain-containing protein; translation: MRTKLNLVACLIAGLIFGLSANAQKTVIKKSQLPVNAQTFLKKHFAGQEPTYILEDKEIISKEYKVQYANNTEIEFDKKGNWKEIDGKSTAIPTTVIPVKINAYIKANFPKTKVTKIEKETLGGYEAKLNNGLELKFNSKGEFTKIDK
- a CDS encoding ABC-F family ATP-binding cassette domain-containing protein, encoding MITVNDISVQFGGTTLFSDVSFAINENDKIALMGKNGAGKSTLLKIIAGQSKPSTGSISAPKEAVIAYLPQHLLTKDGSTVMEEASKAFGEIFKMKAEIDEINEQLTVRTDYESDAYMKLIERVSDLSEKYYAIEEVNYESEVEKILVGLGFDREDFGRQTSEFSGGWRMRIELAKILLQKPDLILLDEPTNHMDIESIQWLEDFLINAAKAVVVISHDRAFVDNITNRTIEVTMGRIYDYKAKYSHYLELRKDRRIHQQKAYDEQQKMIADNRTFIDRFKGTFSKTDAVQSRVKMLEKLVIVQVDEVDNSALKLKFPPAARSGQYPVVVKELSKSYGEHVVFKDANIVIERGEKVAFVGKNGEGKSTMIKAIMKEIGIDEGSVEIGHNSQIGYFAQNQASLLDENATIFETIDAIAVGDVRTQIKNILGAFMFQGDDITKKVKVLSGGEKTRLAMIKLLLEPVNLLILDEPSNHLDMKTKDIIKDALRDFDGTLILVSHDRDFLDGLATKVFEFGNKRVKEHFEDVAGFLAHKKMDSMREIEK
- a CDS encoding ABC transporter permease, giving the protein MQNFFSLLKREFKLFWKNKVLRLLFIGAPILYGVLLGYVYGKGKVTDLPIIVVDQDRTELSSKAIQMFEDNEVLHIASILYDQNNLSEIAIQKEATCVVIIPKGFEKMTLTKKYPEITTIVNTSNVLTANYASTAIQVCLGTLKAGVQIEALRKQGVPENLLMTQYEPFKTTFIKKYNRSTNYMYFLWPGVLATVLQQVLLLGLALSFASEFENGTFKDLVKKCPSILNLLAVKIIPYMLMSFGIWLIYWLFTLWFRLPFYENLLPLTFIAGIFVLSVSFIGILVSILIPNQLKATEVLMVIATPSFILSGFTWPLSQMPQAVQAIANVIPLTHFLKAFRILIIENGTFSQTTKPIWNMVIIGLVCSIAAYIALYYKKKSALKEA